A genomic segment from Janibacter sp. DB-40 encodes:
- a CDS encoding aspartate carbamoyltransferase catalytic subunit: MTKHLLSVSDLDDDALRSVLTTAAEMHDVQHRAVKKIPTLRGRTVINLFFEDSTRTRSSFEIAGKWMSADTINITGKGSSASKGESLRDTVRTIAAMGVDAIVMRHQASGAAHQVAGWFDESGVATSVLNAGDGTHEHPTQALLDAYTLEQRLGTLEGKRIAIVGDVTHSRVFRSDVLALPRLGAHVTVVAPPTLMPSGVASWAATDGFALADDLDEVIDSGVDALMMLRVQRERMAGGFFPTPREYTVGYGLTRDRLTALTARNPEAVICHPGPMNRGLEIAADAADAASSLVLDQVSAGVAVRMSVLYHLLASDGTVEGSAA, translated from the coding sequence ATGACCAAGCACCTGCTGTCCGTGTCCGACCTCGACGACGACGCCCTGCGCTCCGTGCTCACCACCGCCGCGGAGATGCACGACGTGCAGCACCGCGCGGTCAAGAAGATCCCGACCCTGCGCGGCCGCACGGTGATCAACCTCTTCTTCGAGGACTCCACCCGCACCCGCTCCTCCTTCGAGATCGCCGGCAAGTGGATGAGCGCCGACACGATCAACATCACCGGCAAGGGCTCCTCGGCCTCGAAGGGGGAGTCCCTGCGCGACACCGTGCGCACGATCGCCGCGATGGGCGTGGACGCGATCGTCATGCGCCACCAGGCCTCCGGAGCCGCCCACCAGGTCGCCGGCTGGTTCGACGAGTCCGGGGTGGCGACCTCGGTCCTCAACGCCGGCGACGGCACGCACGAGCACCCCACCCAGGCCCTCCTGGACGCGTACACCCTCGAGCAGCGCCTCGGCACGCTCGAGGGCAAGCGGATCGCGATCGTCGGTGACGTCACGCACTCGCGGGTCTTCCGCTCCGACGTGCTGGCCCTGCCGCGGCTCGGGGCGCACGTCACCGTGGTCGCACCGCCCACGCTCATGCCGAGCGGGGTCGCGTCCTGGGCCGCCACCGACGGCTTCGCCCTCGCCGACGACCTCGACGAGGTCATCGACTCCGGCGTCGACGCCCTGATGATGCTGCGCGTGCAGCGCGAGCGGATGGCCGGCGGCTTCTTCCCCACTCCTCGGGAGTACACGGTCGGCTACGGCCTGACCCGCGACCGGCTCACCGCCCTGACGGCGCGCAACCCCGAGGCGGTCATCTGCCACCCCGGCCCGATGAACCGCGGCCTGGAGATCGCGGCCGACGCCGCGGACGCGGCCAGCAGCCTCGTGCTCGACCAGGTCAGCGCCGGGGTCGCCGTGCGCATGAGCGTCCTCTACCACCTCCTGGCCTCGGACGGCACCGTCGAAGGGAGCGCCGCATGA
- a CDS encoding dihydroorotase — protein MSELLITGAAVLGGDRADVLVRDGHVVAVGTSATETTSGAERVDADGLVLLPGFVDLHTHLRQPGREDAETVRSGSAAAAAGGFTAILAMANTTPVTDTGEAAEHVLDLGVAAGLVEVQPVGAVTKGLEGAELAELGLMHRSRARVRVFSDDGKCVHDARVMRRALEYVRAFDGVVSQHSQDPSLAGPSACCHEGEISGRLGLTGWPAVAESSIIARDAELALHTGSRVHVAHVTTAEGVEAVRWAKWRGARITAEVTPHHLLLTTDLLRTYDPVYKVNPPLRPQEDVDALRAALADGTIDAVATDHAPHARHDKEHAFPDAAFGMLGLETAFSVVHDVMVASGLMDWATLTERMSTTPARIAGLGGHGQAIRPGSPANLVLVDPRAEVTVDPGASLSLSRNTPFAGRTLTGRVRTTILNGRITAADGEVRP, from the coding sequence ATGAGCGAGCTGCTGATCACCGGCGCGGCCGTTCTCGGAGGAGACCGGGCCGACGTCCTCGTCCGTGACGGCCACGTCGTCGCCGTGGGCACGAGCGCCACCGAGACCACCTCCGGCGCGGAGCGCGTGGACGCCGACGGACTGGTGCTCCTGCCCGGCTTCGTCGACCTGCACACGCACCTGCGCCAGCCCGGCCGCGAGGACGCCGAGACGGTGCGCTCCGGGTCCGCCGCCGCCGCGGCCGGCGGCTTCACCGCCATCCTGGCGATGGCCAACACCACGCCGGTGACCGACACGGGTGAGGCCGCCGAGCACGTCCTCGACCTCGGCGTCGCCGCGGGTCTCGTCGAGGTGCAACCGGTCGGGGCGGTGACCAAGGGGCTCGAGGGCGCCGAGCTCGCCGAGCTGGGCCTGATGCACCGCTCCCGCGCCCGGGTGCGGGTCTTCTCCGACGACGGCAAGTGCGTCCACGACGCCCGGGTGATGCGCCGTGCGCTCGAGTACGTGCGTGCCTTCGACGGCGTGGTCTCCCAGCACTCCCAGGACCCGTCGCTGGCCGGCCCGAGCGCCTGCTGCCACGAGGGCGAGATCAGCGGACGGCTCGGTCTGACCGGGTGGCCCGCGGTGGCGGAGTCGAGCATCATCGCGCGCGACGCGGAGCTCGCCCTCCACACCGGCTCCCGCGTCCACGTTGCGCACGTCACGACCGCCGAGGGGGTGGAGGCCGTGCGCTGGGCCAAGTGGCGCGGGGCCCGCATCACCGCGGAGGTGACCCCCCACCACCTGCTGCTGACGACCGATCTGCTGCGCACCTACGACCCGGTCTACAAGGTCAACCCGCCGCTGCGACCGCAGGAGGACGTCGACGCCCTCCGTGCGGCGCTCGCCGACGGGACCATCGATGCGGTCGCCACCGACCACGCCCCGCACGCCCGGCACGACAAGGAGCACGCCTTCCCCGACGCCGCCTTCGGGATGCTCGGGCTGGAGACGGCCTTCTCCGTCGTCCACGACGTGATGGTCGCGTCCGGCCTCATGGACTGGGCGACACTGACCGAGCGGATGTCCACCACCCCTGCCCGCATCGCGGGACTGGGCGGGCACGGGCAGGCCATCCGCCCGGGATCGCCCGCCAACCTCGTCCTCGTCGATCCCCGTGCCGAGGTCACCGTCGACCCCGGTGCGTCGCTGTCCCTGTCCCGCAACACCCCCTTCGCCGGGCGCACCCTCACCGGTCGCGTCCGCACCACGATCCTGAACGGCCGCATCACGGCAGCCGACGGAGAGGTTCG